From Chiloscyllium punctatum isolate Juve2018m chromosome 36, sChiPun1.3, whole genome shotgun sequence, the proteins below share one genomic window:
- the LOC140460426 gene encoding uncharacterized protein, with product MEKPEETQPVEKPWKCGDCGKGFRVPSVLAAHQCNHTGKRPFSSPKRAKGFTCSCVLLAHQHIHTGERTSYCSMCGKGFTWVDNLQTHQQFHTGERLFSCHECGKAFSNSSDLLKHRRVHTGERPFSCPECGKAFSDSSNLLRHRRVHTGERPFSCPECGKAFSNSSNLLAHQQVHTGERPFSCPECGKAFSKSSNLLAHQRVHTGERPFSCPECGKAFSNSSDLLRHRRIHTGERPFACPECGKAFSNSSDLLSHRRVHTRERPFSCPECGKGFTRSSKLLAHQWVHTGEKPFACPDCGRRFTLSCNLQRHQRGHQCIQQSDSTSDAAVGHPQG from the coding sequence atggagaaacccgaggaaaCACAACCTGTTgagaaaccatggaagtgtggcgactgtgggaaggGCTTCCGTGTCCCATCTGTCCTGGCGGCTCATCAGTGCAATCACACTGGGAAGAGGCCGTTCTCCAGCCCCAAGCGGGCAAAGGGCTTTACCTGCTCTTGTGTCCTGCTGGCCCACCAGCATATACACACTGGTGAGAGGACGTCTTACTGTTCCATGTGCGGGAAAGGGTTCACTTGGGTGGACAACCTCCAGACCCACCAGCAattccacacaggggagaggctctTCAGTTGCCACGAGTGCGGgaaagccttcagcaattcctccgacctgctgaagcaccggcgggtccacacgggggagaggccattcagctgccccgaatgcgggaaggccttcagcgactcCTCCAACCTGTTGaggcaccggcgggtccacacgggggagaggcccttcagctgcccagagtgtgggaaggccttcagcaattcctccaacctgctggcccatcagcaggtccacacgggggagaggcccttcagctgcccagagtgtgggaaggccttcagtaaatcctccaacctgctggcccatcagcgggtccacacgggggagaggcccttcagctgcccagagtgcgggaaggccttcagcaattcctctgacctgctgagacaccggcgaatccacacgggggagaggccattcgcctgccctgagtgtggtaaggccttcagcaattcctctgacctgttgtcccaccggcgggtccacaccagggaaaggccattcagctgccccgagtgtgggaaggggttcaccCGCTCCTCCAAACTGCTGgcccaccaatgggtccacaccgGTGAGAAGCCGTTTGCCTGCCCCGACTGCGGGCGGAGGTTCACATTGTCCTGCAACTTGCAgaggcaccagcgggggcaccagtgcATCCAACAATCAGATTCCACCAGTGACGCAGCAGTGGGTCACCCACAGGGCTGA